The Pseudorasbora parva isolate DD20220531a chromosome 25, ASM2467924v1, whole genome shotgun sequence genome segment tttattgaaagtaatgcataacattaattttgcattactttttgacttatttgtttgatttttaataAGGGTAACAAcaaaaaggttttattttttgcaactataaaggccctttcacaccaaaagttaaaatgattaagcctcaggctgaaagaaatgcaaattcacaccTCTACAGAGGTGAAAAATGTGAACAAATCTTTTCAGCAGTCCAGCCATTCTGGATTGAAGAAGAATAGGATGCAGGAGAAAAAAGTTCAGTATCGTTCAGCAATAAAAAAggttttataaaattaataaaattaatttttgCATATATGGTTCAAATGGGCAATTAAAGGTCAGTATAACAAAGACATgcagtgagattaaatacaaAAAGTATAATTGTGTAATTTAATATAGTTAATCATTGCAGctttgcttaatattttttttatttgtttgttttaatgttaaGTAATACTTTGAGTAAATGCCTGTTCACTAAAACTACAATACCCATCCTGTTCACATTCAACACCTCTTTACTTACTCCTGATTTCAACTTAATGTGGGGACAGAAGAGGTGTCAGTGaataaatgaagaaaaaaaaacctattactgatttaaaaaagaaactcagatattttgttgtaaatttaaatgtaatgtgttaatttatgagttatttaaaaaaaaaaatctaattatgtAACTCAAGTATACTTGTAATGCATCAAACAAAAGCATGACTCTAATAAGATCTGCTCTTAACCATATATGGTTAACTTTCACAGGCTCAGATGTGTAGCCTGGTTTGTGTGTCTTGAAACGTGTCCGGGCACTACAGGGCTGAAACTGGATATagactatattgccaaaaattTTGGGACGTTAGCCTTTACATGCACAGGAACTTTAATGGCATCCCAATCTTAATCCGTAGGAGTTAATATGGAGTGGGCCCACCCGTTGcatgcagctataacagcttcaactcttctgagaaggctttccacaaggtttaggagtgtgtttatggatttttttttttactcttagtAAAGTCTAAGATTATTGTATACTCTATCAGTTTCCAGGTTTTTACAGGTTATTACATCCAGGTTTCTTGAGCATGGACAATGAGTTAAGTAAACTGAAAGCACCTCCACTCCACAGTCACTAGATCTCAATctgaatgttggtaaccaaacagttaaagGGCCACATTgactttttattgtatttatttatttatttatccatATGGAAATGGGACCCCTCAACTGTTTAGTTACCTATATTCTTCAAactatcttcttttgtgttcagcagaagaaagacatttatacaattttggaacaacttgagggtgaataaataatggaagaatttacatttttgggtgaactatctctttaagagTCTCAGCAGGAAGCTGTGGCTTATGTGGAGTGTTATAAGGAGGAGGGTCAATGTGGTCAAAGCTACAGTGACAGAATATAAAGTGTGATTTTTAATGTTGATAGCTATACTTTCTGTAAGAAGATGGACAGATTACTATTTTTAGCTTCTTTgtttgtggctgtttttgcCAAAAAGACTTTTGAGCAGTAAGTCACTTTGGTGCATTACTGTTAACTATTTAAAGCAAATCTGtatctgtatttaaaaaaaaaaaaaaagtttttttgaaaaactttCAGTGCTTTTATACCAATATATCTTCATATAATGAAAAACATATGTTGTTGATGATGTCAGACACAAGGTTCTTCGGATCAACGCAGAAGATGAGGCACAAATCTCTCTCCTGAAGGAACTTTCTGAACATGCCCCTCGTCTTGGAGTAAGTCTCACATCAAGACCAGAGAtctgcattttttatgtttcTCATATGCATTTGGTATTTAAACTAGGAAAGTGTAAAAGTCAGATTTCCTTGTTTCCTTCTGCATTCAGCTGGACTTCTGGATGGAGCCCGTTCATGAGTCCCTGCCTGTGGATGTCCGTGTCCCCTTTCACAGTCTCCAACTTGTCAGAGCGTTCCTGGCGTACAATGAGATCGAGTATGATGTCATGATTGAGAATGTTCAGGTGGGACTATTACCGGAGAAAAAAACCCTAATATAACTTACTTTAAAATGATTAAACTTCTTTATTATGATAGCTTTTATAGGCGATAAACAATAATACAACAAACATTCATTGGTTAGACAGGGGTTccaaaacttaaaatattttataagtcCATAAATgagattttaataattttacaaCACATCCACTTTATCTTATGTTTGTCACATTATTACCGGTATTTGCTTCTCACCAAATCTTAATCCCCCTGCAGTTCCCTCAAGCTCTGagttaatacaaaaataactttttagtcatatttaatattcatattctatatgtaatcataaaatgtaaacctgaagtttttttcttgttgaCACAATTCTTCTTGCACCATAAGGATTTGCTGGATGATGAGGGACGTGAGATGGCGAAATATCGCGCCTTGCCAAAAAGTACCGATGATTTTGTCTACTCCGCCTACCATAACCTGAACGCtgtgagtgtgttttaatgcGTTTCATGATTTTCAGAATGTCATTACCTGTTATGTCTTTTAAACCATTTTACACACAAAGTCTACAATCATTTAATCTTTACCATGCAGATTTACTCTTTCATGGACATGCTTGTGAAAGAAAACAGTAATCTGGTCAGCAaaattgtgattggtcagagcTATGAGAGGCGCCCCTTGAACGTCCTGAAGGTAGGCCATGATAAATAGTTATATTTGTGCAGTGTTGTTTAAAATGCATTACTGAGCAATTAATTACTGTAACTTAATTACTTTTCTCTTGAATTTTACTGTAATTACAGTTGCTTCTGATGTAagtgcattaaaggattagttcacccaaaaatgaaatttatgtcattctgtgttcatcttcggaacacagtttaagatattttatattagtccgagagcgtatccaagtgtatgcacactatactgtccatgtccagaaatggaataaaaacatcatcatagtagtccatatgtgacatcagttagttaattagaatctcttcaagcatcgaaaatacattttgatccaaaaataacaaaaactacaactttattcagcattgtctaaatataaaatatcttgaactgtgttccgaagatgaacggaggtcttacggtgatgaacgacattaggatgagtcattaatgacatcaatttcatttttgggtgaactaacgctttaaatGCTATAGAATAATTCTATTAAAATACAAGATTTaccataaaaatgtaatgtctaatgttaaaatgtatgttttatgttATTTAACCTTTTCCCTGTAAATACTATGGCCAGTTCATAAATAATTTATGtctttttattgtaatttatttgaaagaatTAAAAGAGCACATTCATGTCTTAGTTCAACTGGCCGAGGTTGATGCGATTTAGAAATTAATTAGTAATACTTTTTAAAGAGAGTAATAAGTGCAATAATCTAATTGTACTGTTAAAGATGTAATTGGAAGCTATTCATTATTTACTGTAGCAAATGGGAATTTGAATAATTAATGATAACTTGTTATAATTAATTCTAAATAGATTCACTTGATATAGCTGTAATCGTTAATGAGCATCCGCCTCCCATGCAGGATACCGCAGTTTGAATCCCACTCAGAGCGCATTGAGTAGTAGGACCAGTATTTGAACCGAAGGACTGGTGACATTAGTAGATATTAAGGAGACAGTCTACTTATattaatgagagttagttgacatgtggTTGCGAAGAtacttatagtcaacagaatgttcAAAAGGGACCAACAAATATGTGTTACCCAGGGGTGACCAAATTCTGTCCtggagtttagctccaacttgcctCAAAACACCTGCCAAGAAATTTTTGATTAGGTGGTTGagttgtgtttaattagggttgAAGCTGAACTCTGCAGCCTAAACTAAACTGAACACCCCTGGCCTAAATGATTTTGATGCAGTTACAAGTCATGACATGAACGCACAAATAGCCCCCGCCCACAACTCACGCCATTGGCTGAGTCAGCGTTGTGTAGAATTCAATGTGTCGCTCTAAACAAAGGAACTTTCATAGCGCTCCTAAAGCACACAGTTTACAATTCAGAAAGTTTCCCCTAATGTCTCTGCAGTATTTTAACATCAAAACTTTTGCATTATTCAACTTCAAAATAGATGTTGAATCTCTTACTTTCCCAGTGTTTATTTAAATGCAGTATGTGCAATATAATTACTCTGTTTTTCATTGTTATCTGATGTCCTCTCATTCAGTTCAGCACTGGAGCGAACCGTCCAGGTATCTGGATCGACACTGGCATCCACTCCAGAGAATGGGTCACTCAGGCCAGCGGAATCTGGTTTGCCAAGAAGGTAAAGCTATTTATTCTTGAGTTAGCAAatacaaacatgtttaaaaaaagttttaatggAACAGGAATTGACTTATGCACATAAACCCATGTGTTTTGTCTTGTGTAGATCGTGACCGACTACAGACGTGACCCCGTCCTCACCGACATCCTTAACAACTATGACATCTTCTTGGAGATCGTCACCAACCCTGATGGTTTTGCATACACCCACAGCAGTGTGAGTTTTACAGTCTAATGCCTGGAAgactttacatgcacattcaaTTCAGAACAActatattttgtcaaaaaaatcccAATTTACTGATTTTCAACTCCGAAACTGTTTGTTTAAGGACCGCATGTGGCGTAAAACCAGAAAGCCGAACCCTGGCTCCAGCTGTGTTGGAGTTGATCCCAACAGAAACTGGGACGCTAATTTTGGAGGTGAGATTCTTCAGGTCGGGTGGGAGGTCTGCctgccttttttattttgccATTAATGAGTGGTTGGACTAGGAGAACACTGAGGCAGACAAACCTAAAATGTAATTTGGTTACAGTTTCAacagtccactttagacattctactaactataagtagtTTTGCAGAAgtttagtagaatgtctaaagtggacaactaaaataaagtgttgttTGTAACTTTTAAGGGGTGGTCAAGATTTAAATAGTATGTCATACTTTCTTGCAATTCTGTTTTTCATCAATAGGTCCTGGATCCAGCAATAACCCATGCTCTCAGACCTATCATGGACCCAGTGCTCATTCTGAGCCAGAGGTCAAGGCCATTGTGGACTTTGTGAAATCTCACGGCAACCTCAAGGCCTTTGTGTCCATCCACAGCTATTCCCAGATGCTCCTGTATCCATACGGATACACAAGGACTCCTGCCAAGGACAGGCCTGAACTGGTATGCAAATGAAAcatattaaaggtggggtaagtgttatagaaaataactgttttagaaaaaggactcgggccgagtggaataacaaacttgtagccaatcagcaggtaaggggcgtgtctatggtgagaagagagaagaggggctcagtgcacgtcattattcaaaacacactgagtcacacaggacggacattagccaagaaagaactaatatatgctggcttttgcttgaatatgctctaGTTtgatgttcgcttgtttgtctatttgcgatcgtattgtggttcacttcagcgatgataaagatccgttcatttccacaccataTGGTGCATCTAAAACCCCTCACtgtttcaaggtttcaagcgtcagctcacaaaatgtgtccgacaggtaagatactatactcctaatatatgtttgttttctctttacgtaagggataatgttatcgcagaataaacccatacagagtgatcaggacttaaatcactctgaaggggtttattctgcgataacaaccggctgggtgtacattatcccgcttattacacggctactagtctcaaataaataattattagacacaaaatattgtcttgagattaaatattttaatcgcaAAGCTTCCACGaggaaaaacagttccaacctgctttaagcctttatctattgctgaagatttgccatatgcccttgctaaatgttgaaaatgaatgctgaaagggttagttcacccaaaaaatgaaaccaagcctatgatttactcacccttaagttatcataggtgtatatgacattcttctttcagacaaatacaatcggagttatattaaaaagtccaggctaacgttaatccaagcagttgttgtagtggtgtttgaagtccataaaaaatgcagctgtccgtcaaataacgtgctccacatgactccgatgggttaatagagccttctgattcgaatcgatgcgtttgtgtaagaaaaatatctatattaaaaacgttataaaggaaacctgccttgaagtcttccattgtaacccacggctgtttaagccacaagatggcgccagcgttaagcatagaagtagtactcAAGAtgactcgtagtacccgtatgagcgggtgttatctggaaataacataccgctggaatgcgcgattgaccaatcagaatcaagtatttcacagagccgtgtaataaatctatataacccatccagtcataattgtaataagTTGATAGCTGGACTATCAAGCTTGTGTACTAAcgttatcgagttgttcatgagaacggtttgtgttttgtgattgatataactctaatcttgtcataattgtaatatgttcattAGTTGGACTCTCATGCCCGTGTTCtgtcgagttgttcatgagaacggtttgtgtttttgtgatcgctataactctaaacttgtcataattgtaatatgtcgttagttggactgtcatgcccgtgttctatcgagttgttcatgagaacggtttgtgtttttgtgatggaagggatgactttttcattgaatattcgacctggattagttacactcagattctgccatagtcgttgcctgggttacgtatgtgtggccgagaccctttttgggATAGGGGCgagtttgttttggtgatttgaaatatcaacaacggttaccagatatcacttaccccacctttaatctatatttaacaaaaatgtaaaattaatgaTGTATTTTCTCCTCAGCATAAGCTCGCCAGAAAAGCCATACATGCACTGCAGTCGTTGTATAACACTAGCTACAAATTTGGAAGCATCATTACAACCATCTGTAAGTTTAATAAGATTCACTTAATATTAGTTTTGCATGACGGTTACCCTGCTAACAATCTCTGTTTTGTTCTCAGACCAAGCCAGTGGAGGTACTATTGACTGGACTTACAATCAGGGCATCAAGTACTCCTACACCTTTGAGCTGAGAGACACCGGCCGCTATGGTTTCATCCTGCCAGCCAATCAGATCGTCCCAACTGCTGAGGAGACCTGGCTGGCCCTGATGGCCATCATGGAGCACACCAAAAATAACccatattaaacacacattaCTTCTCTATGTGTCGAAATGAATAAAACAGTGTGATGAACTGcactgttttattgttttataatgtttcctggcgTGCACTTATAATGATTTCTacatcaaaaatattttgactttagaaataaaaggcattgaGATTTGTgtcgtgtctgctgtgagacgtcAATATAAACATCCAATGCTTTGATTGGCTAAGATTGatttctatatataatttaaacattattttcatcctacactgagaaacaatgtgaagttgaCTGTTTAGAATGACACATCTggctgtacatgaatcattacatatcagaaatcattggtcacagatcaggcattagaattaaCACAGTTACTTACAGGATGTCGCATAACTGTCAAAACGTTATTTGTTGTCCATCTTGTATAGCtcctctcctcgtcatctcacttaCACACCAGGGGGCGGGGCTAAAGATGCAATGATGAAGGCATTAATTTGGCATCGATTTTCTTCTGCAGATGCAGTCTTTCATCTATCTATAGATAGGCACATTCCTCAATAAGTCATTATCTAGGCTTGGTTACAATGAAAACTGAAAGGATATTTGTACTGTATGATGACCTCTTTGATTTGAACCACGAagcattaaaggtgtcatgaactgttttttaaattttttgtctgaggtcaactaatgatgttcgtgtggttatTAGATTCAAatacatcataactaataagtaataggctgttACTTATTGTCTTATTTTGTTACTTATAGGCTGTAAATTTTCTatactggttttgaggctctctcctaaacgctgggttttggtgggcactggagacttggaagtaaatgcccacggctaggattggataagatttgcatatttaatgagcttaagctcccctgtcagttcacatgagagaggagagagtgagggagaagcggcaaccggaatgattttctcgatcacagggctcgaaAACgcctttatcaaacaaacacattgatttatttctttttcatccacccgtgattgattggactatttttttttttatattacacatagtccgcaagatcggacgatataagcgcgaacagtgcgcacacacatacacgtgacCGCGTGCAcgccgcccttcagatgtcaatttgagagagagaatagcagatcAAGagcggaatataatgagattcatcagcctgccgggctttgcgagcgatgggccatacatgtctgagtccagcgtactAAAGGTAGGGTTGCCACCCGTCCCGGCCGTGAAATACGGAATCGTATTGCGATTTGTCCCGTATTTTACATAGGTCCACCCAGTGgtgtagcaccaaattttgggccctgggtacaaaccatcttgctgggcccccgtaccatgtatgtgtatgtatagaaaacggacttccctgcctcgggccctggttactcactACCCTTAATCCCCCCAGTCCCATGCCCCTGGGTCCACCCGCATTGTGTGAAGGCACGTCCTATTCTGCTGCCTCACCGGTTCTTTTCTATATGGGCAGAATCCATTTGAAACGATGGCGGAGGCAGGTCCAAATACCCtatatcaaaataattttttgattgATAACGTTAGACTTCATATGCTGCCtattaagaaataatgttaataatgtaggctacattaatgACGTTATGGTATGATTTGTTGATTAAGGTTAAGTTGTACAGTCAGACACAAACATTACTTTAATAAGAGATAAGATAGAtagagattatatatatatatatatatatatatatatatatatatatatatatatatatatatatatatatatataatcaaaataggaccttttaggaataaaataaacaactatttgttatgcttaaagggggggtgaaatgctgtttcatgcatactgatctttttacactgttaaagacttggaatcccatactaaacatagacaaagtttcaaaagttaaggtggacgtttgatgggagtatttctttgtcaaaaatactacttccggttagtcataagtttcggcaagttttttgagatcatgcgtcccctttgacgttaatgggggcggaatttccttgtatgggccttacggacaattctaccggaagcgcgtgagagagagagcgagggagagagcgaaagcaacagcctacgcccatcaaagcgctggcttgtaggatgctggacaggtgacaattacacatagcacataacaatgtcaccaaaaaaagtgcgtttttggttgccagaccaagacagtcctgcacagattccccaaaaccccgcgttaaggcaacagtggatgtaatttgcttttccggatcagcaactgagttgcgcgaatgtttatatctgttcgctgcatttcggtgccgactgtttcataaacaaggcccagctcgaccccggattttcccaatcgcctaatgctgaaggatggagcagtcccaacgttagaagggtgagtgagactgcttcaaatgtctgtgttttttttagtccgcttactgtctacacaaaccacgcgtaaacacacaaacacacgtgcacaactgcacttcccacatgtacaccttcaaagacaaaaatacgacgatataattcaagtataaatatgtaaataacacaagccgctaagcatattatatagttagtgtataacttgtaacttaccacatacagacgtcctgctctagtcgtttttgctgctgctcctgttcaactgcagcctctgggtctgattccggatcatagatgtatggctgtatctgattaaaagccatatttttattttgaataaagtttttttcccgctgttagggatgacgcactcgactcaacacacagcgcgctgctgcacacgtcattatttagctccgctcacacgacacgcccccacccgctcggcttttttcggaaagactcggaacagcgcatctttcttatataattattaaaaaaataaagacttttcggagatatgcaggatgcaatgctactctataggtactcaagattgacatgacactgactgaaactgagtgtttcaccccccctttaacaaatttaaataattgcatcaTCCAATACTATAGAATTAACAATAGACTATATAAAAACGGAATACATAATTT includes the following:
- the LOC137064938 gene encoding carboxypeptidase A1-like; translation: MDRLLFLASLFVAVFAKKTFEQHKVLRINAEDEAQISLLKELSEHAPRLGLDFWMEPVHESLPVDVRVPFHSLQLVRAFLAYNEIEYDVMIENVQDLLDDEGREMAKYRALPKSTDDFVYSAYHNLNAIYSFMDMLVKENSNLVSKIVIGQSYERRPLNVLKFSTGANRPGIWIDTGIHSREWVTQASGIWFAKKIVTDYRRDPVLTDILNNYDIFLEIVTNPDGFAYTHSSDRMWRKTRKPNPGSSCVGVDPNRNWDANFGGPGSSNNPCSQTYHGPSAHSEPEVKAIVDFVKSHGNLKAFVSIHSYSQMLLYPYGYTRTPAKDRPELHKLARKAIHALQSLYNTSYKFGSIITTIYQASGGTIDWTYNQGIKYSYTFELRDTGRYGFILPANQIVPTAEETWLALMAIMEHTKNNPY